One segment of Methylotuvimicrobium sp. KM2 DNA contains the following:
- a CDS encoding MxaK protein: MQIFKRPKKITLWNSYHPVGAWLLLLVLAAWSVRELSELQQLMKFNTMIRQPETIALAGDNLPPEVIFAKAVDLNREGDFQQALRLYLQIEPLVDAGFRVDVKYNMGAIYLQQAAKLWNAKGVWEYGQINTLLDLAEQAFKQVLAVEPEHWQARYNLEFALRIRPPAKEEEKADWQGHKSSVHAVMPGVPEGGP; the protein is encoded by the coding sequence ATGCAGATATTTAAACGACCGAAAAAAATAACGCTTTGGAATTCCTATCACCCGGTAGGGGCATGGTTGCTGTTGCTTGTGTTAGCGGCATGGTCTGTGCGCGAACTCAGTGAATTGCAACAGCTGATGAAGTTCAATACGATGATTCGACAACCCGAAACGATTGCGCTTGCCGGCGACAATTTGCCGCCCGAGGTTATTTTTGCCAAAGCCGTTGATCTCAATAGGGAAGGGGATTTTCAACAAGCCTTGCGGCTTTATTTACAAATAGAGCCACTTGTCGACGCCGGTTTTCGTGTCGATGTGAAATACAACATGGGCGCGATTTATTTGCAGCAAGCGGCCAAGTTATGGAATGCCAAGGGCGTTTGGGAGTACGGGCAGATCAATACCTTGCTGGATTTGGCCGAGCAAGCCTTTAAGCAGGTGCTGGCGGTCGAGCCTGAACATTGGCAGGCGCGCTACAATCTTGAGTTCGCTCTACGTATTCGCCCGCCCGCCAAGGAAGAGGAAAAAGCCGACTGGCAAGGTCATAAAAGTAGCGTGCATGCGGTTATGCCGGGTGTTCCGGAAGGCGGGCCTTAA
- a CDS encoding prepilin-type N-terminal cleavage/methylation domain-containing protein produces the protein MPLWKHRYAFPRWSVGMRRHPAAGFTLLEMVLVLFLMALVASAGLMLTEGVEDQAKYDETKRRMEMIRKAIVGDPTRTVNGSPEISGFVADMGRLPGCLRELLEAFDCDDPANPLTQWTIDPTTGVASGWRGPYIQVLPDRDGVRRFRDGYGNDEDDKNFGWNWAIYDDEGRDTEDAAYEPPALSVRLQSNGPDGTLKYPAGDIDAENDEDKPKELITEYDWRVNLPYKVNVVFKNQSGVDVPEVGVTQDVVLLVYGNDFSSPLAESDSATLSQSAIPSNSMVIKDFNFTTSPGPIAIGNRPYVVACDKWDHDSDSGTDDEYTAFLGNGGSEGCSTESIGKDDARIFSVVPRQALHLNLDWVIE, from the coding sequence ATGCCGTTATGGAAGCACCGGTATGCATTCCCACGCTGGAGCGTGGGAATGAGGAGGCATCCGGCAGCCGGCTTCACGCTGCTGGAAATGGTGCTGGTGCTGTTCCTGATGGCGCTGGTGGCTTCGGCTGGTTTGATGCTGACCGAAGGCGTGGAAGATCAGGCTAAGTATGACGAAACCAAGCGCCGCATGGAAATGATCCGCAAGGCCATCGTCGGCGACCCGACCCGAACCGTCAACGGCAGCCCGGAAATCAGCGGCTTTGTCGCGGACATGGGGCGGTTGCCGGGGTGTTTACGTGAACTACTAGAAGCATTCGATTGCGACGATCCCGCCAATCCGTTGACGCAATGGACTATCGACCCGACAACGGGGGTAGCCTCCGGTTGGCGCGGGCCTTATATTCAAGTGCTACCGGACCGCGACGGGGTGCGACGTTTTCGCGACGGTTACGGCAATGATGAAGACGATAAAAACTTTGGTTGGAATTGGGCAATTTACGATGATGAGGGACGTGATACAGAGGATGCCGCATACGAACCGCCCGCCCTTAGCGTCCGATTACAAAGTAATGGTCCGGATGGAACTCTAAAATATCCGGCAGGCGATATAGACGCCGAAAATGATGAGGATAAACCAAAGGAATTGATTACTGAATACGACTGGCGAGTTAATTTGCCATATAAGGTCAATGTGGTTTTTAAAAACCAGAGCGGTGTCGATGTTCCGGAAGTTGGTGTTACCCAGGATGTGGTTTTGCTGGTTTACGGTAACGATTTCAGTTCGCCGCTTGCGGAAAGCGATTCTGCAACACTCTCGCAGAGTGCAATTCCTTCGAATAGTATGGTCATTAAAGATTTTAATTTCACAACTTCTCCCGGTCCCATTGCCATTGGAAACCGGCCTTATGTAGTCGCATGTGACAAGTGGGATCATGATAGTGATTCTGGGACTGATGATGAATATACGGCTTTTTTGGGGAACGGAGGGAGTGAAGGTTGCAGCACCGAGTCTATTGGTAAAGATGATGCCAGGATTTTTTCTGTCGTTCCCCGGCAGGCTTTGCATTTGAACTTGGATTGGGTCATTGAGTAA
- the panB gene encoding 3-methyl-2-oxobutanoate hydroxymethyltransferase, translating to MNNYSSASLTKPLTITDLQAMKQRGEKISCLTAYDASFSALLDKVGIDILLVGDSLGMVIQGQTTTIPVGIEDMAYHAACVVRGRQRAFVIADMPFMSYAGKEQAADNAARLMQTGGVQMVKLEGPKIDLVEFLSENGIPVCGHLGLLPQSINRLGGYKIQGRERSAADQMIADACRLEKAGAALLVLECVPAILAEEITRQLTIPVIGIGAGADCDGQVLVLYDILDIGIAKRPRFSKNFMQDVSSIEMAIKNFHEAVKQGAFPSEEHSFQ from the coding sequence GTGAATAATTATTCTTCCGCTTCTCTGACCAAACCATTGACGATCACCGACCTTCAAGCGATGAAGCAGCGCGGCGAAAAAATCAGCTGCCTAACCGCTTACGACGCCAGCTTCAGCGCACTGCTCGATAAAGTAGGCATCGATATCCTTCTGGTCGGCGACTCGCTAGGCATGGTCATACAAGGTCAAACGACGACGATTCCGGTCGGCATCGAAGACATGGCCTATCATGCCGCTTGCGTGGTTCGCGGTCGACAACGGGCATTCGTGATAGCCGACATGCCTTTTATGAGCTACGCCGGCAAGGAACAAGCAGCCGACAACGCCGCTCGATTAATGCAAACCGGCGGCGTGCAAATGGTCAAACTGGAGGGCCCTAAAATCGATCTAGTCGAATTTTTATCGGAGAACGGAATCCCCGTCTGCGGGCATTTGGGCTTGCTTCCGCAATCGATCAATCGCCTAGGCGGCTACAAAATACAGGGACGCGAACGATCCGCGGCCGACCAAATGATTGCCGATGCCTGCCGACTGGAAAAAGCCGGTGCGGCATTATTGGTGCTCGAATGCGTCCCGGCGATCCTGGCCGAAGAAATCACCCGGCAATTGACGATCCCGGTAATCGGTATCGGCGCCGGAGCCGATTGCGACGGACAAGTGCTAGTACTTTACGATATTTTAGATATCGGCATCGCCAAGCGGCCTCGTTTTTCTAAAAACTTCATGCAAGATGTCTCCAGTATCGAAATGGCCATAAAAAATTTTCATGAAGCCGTCAAGCAAGGCGCCTTTCCGAGCGAAGAGCACAGCTTCCAATGA
- a CDS encoding toxic anion resistance protein: protein MTDQPLSTATATESNEPIPGISKDIISYQAAPPEKREQVEQLLQEIDINDTHSILFFGSKAQEQLTSISDRMLDGVKNKDIGPAGNDLNEMVATLRGFDVDDLDPNKKPSFMARLFGKAKPVVKFLQQYEEVRKQIDTISDKLERHKTELLTDITSLDRLYQANLEYFHTLEDYIAAGEEQLRRLDEEIIPQQQQQAEAGQEIIAAQQLRDLRSARDDLERRVHDLRLTRQVSMQSLPSIRLVQENDKGLVSKISSTLVNTVPLWRQQLATAVTIFRSSQAAQTVKAATDLTNDLLTANAETLKQANAETRKQIERGVFDIETIKQANRTLIETIEESLQIADQGKKMRSEAVVQLQECEDELRKTLSSAQSKSAS, encoded by the coding sequence ATGACTGATCAACCTTTATCCACAGCGACCGCAACAGAATCGAACGAGCCGATCCCCGGAATATCGAAAGACATCATTTCCTACCAAGCCGCCCCGCCGGAAAAACGGGAACAAGTCGAACAATTGTTACAAGAAATCGACATAAACGACACACATTCGATACTGTTCTTCGGCAGCAAGGCCCAAGAACAACTGACATCGATTTCCGACCGCATGCTCGACGGCGTCAAAAACAAAGACATCGGCCCGGCCGGCAACGACCTCAATGAAATGGTCGCGACACTACGCGGCTTCGATGTCGATGATCTCGATCCGAACAAAAAGCCGAGCTTTATGGCGAGACTCTTCGGCAAAGCCAAACCCGTCGTCAAATTTTTGCAGCAATACGAAGAAGTCCGAAAACAAATCGATACGATCAGCGACAAGCTGGAACGCCACAAAACCGAACTACTCACCGACATCACATCGCTCGACCGGCTTTATCAAGCCAATTTGGAATACTTTCACACGCTCGAGGATTATATCGCCGCCGGCGAAGAACAATTACGCAGGCTCGATGAAGAAATCATTCCGCAGCAACAACAACAAGCCGAAGCCGGACAAGAAATCATCGCCGCGCAACAACTGCGCGACCTGCGCTCGGCCCGCGACGATCTCGAACGCCGCGTTCACGACCTACGCCTGACCCGCCAGGTTTCGATGCAAAGCCTACCCAGCATCCGCCTGGTACAAGAAAACGATAAAGGCCTAGTCAGCAAGATCAGCTCGACGCTGGTCAACACAGTGCCGTTATGGCGTCAACAATTGGCGACCGCCGTCACCATCTTCCGCTCGTCTCAAGCCGCGCAGACCGTTAAAGCGGCAACCGATTTGACCAACGACTTACTGACCGCCAACGCCGAAACTCTCAAGCAAGCCAATGCCGAAACGCGCAAACAAATCGAACGCGGCGTATTCGATATTGAAACGATCAAACAAGCCAATCGCACCTTGATCGAGACCATCGAAGAAAGCCTACAAATTGCCGATCAAGGAAAAAAAATGCGCAGCGAAGCGGTCGTTCAACTGCAGGAATGCGAAGATGAGCTACGCAAAACACTTAGTTCCGCGCAGAGCAAGTCGGCGAGCTAG
- the panD gene encoding aspartate 1-decarboxylase, with product MQTTMLKAKLHRATVTYSELGYEGSCAIDSDILDRAGIREYEQIQIYNINNGERFTTYAIKAEAGSRIFSVNGAAARLACPGDIIIVCAYAILDQQELADYKPTLLYFNDKNEITRSSHIIPIQSA from the coding sequence ATGCAAACTACAATGCTTAAAGCCAAGCTACACAGGGCGACCGTGACCTACTCCGAATTAGGTTACGAAGGTTCTTGCGCGATCGATAGTGATATTTTGGATCGAGCCGGCATTAGGGAGTATGAGCAGATTCAAATCTACAACATCAACAACGGCGAGCGCTTTACAACTTACGCAATCAAAGCGGAGGCCGGATCGCGTATTTTCTCGGTTAATGGCGCCGCGGCTCGTTTAGCCTGTCCAGGCGACATCATCATCGTTTGCGCCTACGCCATCCTGGACCAGCAAGAGCTAGCCGATTACAAGCCTACCTTGCTCTATTTCAATGACAAAAACGAAATCACTCGCTCCAGTCATATCATTCCTATTCAGTCGGCTTAA
- a CDS encoding transposase, whose amino-acid sequence MGRSRYKIVDPKLPHFVTCTVLHWIPVFTRPATVDIVLESLRFLMQDGLKVYAFVILENHLHLVVQSEDMERDISRFKSYTAKHLIRYLSENNVTQILEQLAFYKKAHKGDRAYQFWQEGCHPEWIQNEQIMRQKVEYIHNNPVQRGYVDLPEHWRYSSARNYAGQAGLIEVCKAW is encoded by the coding sequence ATGGGCAGAAGTCGTTATAAGATTGTCGATCCGAAATTACCGCATTTCGTGACCTGCACGGTCTTGCACTGGATTCCGGTGTTTACTCGGCCCGCAACTGTCGATATTGTGCTGGAGTCTTTGCGGTTTCTGATGCAAGACGGCTTGAAGGTTTATGCGTTCGTGATCTTGGAAAATCATCTGCACTTGGTCGTGCAGAGCGAAGATATGGAGCGAGACATCTCACGCTTCAAATCGTATACGGCAAAGCACTTGATCCGGTATCTGTCCGAAAACAATGTGACGCAAATTCTGGAGCAATTGGCTTTTTATAAAAAGGCGCATAAAGGGGATAGAGCGTATCAATTCTGGCAGGAAGGCTGCCATCCGGAGTGGATTCAAAACGAACAGATTATGCGGCAAAAGGTAGAGTACATTCATAACAATCCGGTGCAGCGCGGGTATGTCGATTTGCCGGAGCACTGGCGCTATTCGAGTGCGCGGAATTATGCCGGGCAAGCGGGACTGATCGAGGTTTGCAAGGCATGGTGA
- a CDS encoding vWA domain-containing protein — MMLKDKRLWFLMLPAALLLLALFKPTISLRKDSYNLIFVIDITQSMNARDYHVDGMPSDRLSFVKESLKEVVSALPCQSHVGLGLFTTKNSFLLFDPLEVCEHYSVIEESLMKIDWRMAWAADSHIARGLYTSLREAAKIDSNPSLVFFTDGQQTPESVKDPRFLLERGKVKGLLVGVGNLLPVPIPKYDQNNIQTGYWQVDEADRRIRKRQASSGEYLTSVKEQVLQRLAGITGLHYHHLETPEQLSRALRAVDLRQQQVVRYELSWILALIALMIFSGPYLRFRDK; from the coding sequence ATGATGCTTAAGGATAAGCGCCTTTGGTTTTTGATGTTGCCCGCTGCTTTACTGTTGCTGGCTTTGTTTAAACCGACTATTTCACTTCGCAAGGACAGCTATAATCTGATTTTTGTCATCGATATCACGCAAAGTATGAATGCGCGCGATTACCATGTCGACGGCATGCCGTCGGATCGTCTTTCGTTTGTTAAGGAGAGCTTGAAAGAGGTGGTATCGGCTTTGCCTTGTCAATCGCATGTGGGGTTAGGTTTGTTTACCACAAAAAATAGTTTTTTGTTGTTCGATCCGCTCGAAGTGTGCGAACACTACTCGGTCATTGAAGAAAGTCTAATGAAAATCGATTGGCGCATGGCTTGGGCTGCGGATAGTCATATCGCTAGGGGCTTATATACGAGTCTTCGCGAAGCCGCAAAAATCGATTCGAATCCCAGTCTGGTTTTTTTTACCGATGGGCAGCAAACGCCGGAGTCTGTTAAAGATCCGAGATTCCTGCTTGAGCGAGGCAAGGTTAAAGGCTTGTTGGTTGGGGTCGGTAATCTATTGCCGGTTCCGATTCCTAAATACGATCAAAACAACATTCAAACCGGTTATTGGCAAGTCGATGAAGCAGATAGGCGTATTCGCAAAAGGCAGGCCTCATCGGGCGAGTATTTGACGTCGGTTAAAGAACAGGTTCTGCAACGCTTGGCCGGAATTACGGGCCTGCACTATCATCACCTGGAAACGCCGGAGCAGCTTAGTAGAGCATTGCGGGCCGTCGATCTTCGTCAGCAGCAAGTGGTTCGCTACGAATTAAGTTGGATTTTGGCCCTCATTGCATTGATGATTTTTAGCGGTCCTTATTTAAGGTTTCGTGACAAATAA
- a CDS encoding prepilin-type N-terminal cleavage/methylation domain-containing protein yields the protein MKTQTLTNRAAGQSGFTLLELLVVVTLLAILATGALVAYDGADEKAQSSRAANTIGALDQGVRAYRAVTGAYPNQWDNLADPLTADQPAGVDFNGPDEVYIPSSLQNILGSLDLRTALEGVYGASTVDDDFMEDFFVERFGFDEIQHVMGTGIGTNGKVEPNRVHNEGTNPFDGTNGALETEFGDFGGDVTFISVLASDAFDDDDDTQRLSCTVGGQSLARVWGDTDGNGTPGQATDIADPLVINSINDALSTERCNLVLAVGFGGDAAQSTVDSSAGVVQAPTYTSKNVNPANQYARYIGLFLLAKGNKGNTGDGDGVENLVDSNFLARPRLLGFIDTEGNTIDMNIAEATRD from the coding sequence ATGAAAACACAAACCTTAACAAACCGAGCCGCCGGTCAAAGCGGTTTTACCTTGTTGGAATTGCTGGTCGTCGTCACCTTGCTGGCGATTCTGGCCACCGGCGCGCTAGTCGCCTACGACGGCGCCGACGAAAAAGCACAATCCTCGCGGGCGGCCAACACGATTGGCGCGCTCGATCAAGGCGTACGTGCTTACCGGGCCGTCACCGGCGCTTATCCGAATCAGTGGGATAACTTGGCGGATCCGTTGACTGCGGATCAACCGGCAGGTGTTGACTTTAATGGCCCCGATGAGGTTTATATTCCTTCAAGCCTTCAGAATATTTTGGGCAGTCTTGATCTGCGGACGGCATTGGAAGGTGTTTATGGCGCCAGCACAGTCGATGATGATTTCATGGAAGATTTTTTCGTGGAGCGCTTCGGCTTCGATGAAATTCAACATGTTATGGGTACTGGTATTGGTACCAATGGCAAGGTCGAACCGAACCGGGTGCATAATGAAGGTACCAACCCATTTGACGGAACTAACGGCGCGCTCGAAACTGAATTCGGCGATTTTGGTGGCGATGTTACATTTATTTCTGTGTTAGCTTCGGATGCATTCGATGACGATGATGACACTCAGCGTTTAAGTTGTACAGTAGGTGGGCAGTCGTTAGCGCGCGTATGGGGCGATACGGATGGTAACGGCACACCCGGCCAAGCAACTGACATTGCGGATCCGCTCGTCATCAACTCCATCAACGATGCCTTGAGCACCGAGCGTTGTAATCTGGTCTTGGCGGTCGGTTTCGGCGGCGACGCGGCGCAAAGCACCGTCGATTCCTCGGCCGGCGTGGTTCAAGCTCCGACCTACACCAGCAAAAACGTCAATCCGGCTAATCAATATGCGCGTTACATCGGCCTGTTCTTGTTGGCAAAAGGAAATAAGGGTAATACAGGCGACGGTGATGGTGTAGAAAACTTGGTCGATTCCAACTTCCTGGCGCGTCCACGCTTGTTGGGCTTCATCGACACCGAAGGTAACACAATCGACATGAACATCGCCGAAGCGACCCGCGACTAA
- a CDS encoding 5-bromo-4-chloroindolyl phosphate hydrolysis family protein, which produces MTQSQNFRKPKRFTSNSLQKYSPRGLLLYFLPIALLPAIVIALAKGNLTAILVNATAYTLYLFSAWCLRKGLQAEARHRQRPMASASKYPLKLLAAIITALTTGMLAWLGARQTLPVAAAYASGAFLGMFLSYGFDPKAKSTQGAQGYSGEELGKALAESHAMIRRIEQAGGKIRNHEFNNRIERICEIADNIIAQIEADPRDFRRARKFLNVYLDGAMQVTEGYAKTHSQLQLGQLEPAQLEQNFRNVLETIETSFLEQQQKLLEDDIFDLDVKIEVLTAQLKREGIL; this is translated from the coding sequence ATGACGCAAAGCCAAAACTTTCGAAAGCCCAAGCGCTTTACCTCGAACTCCTTGCAAAAATACTCGCCAAGGGGCCTGCTGCTCTATTTTCTGCCGATCGCACTACTGCCTGCAATCGTGATTGCGCTAGCCAAAGGCAATTTGACCGCGATCCTCGTCAACGCCACGGCTTATACCTTGTACCTATTCTCGGCCTGGTGCTTGCGCAAAGGGCTTCAAGCCGAAGCGCGGCATCGACAAAGACCGATGGCCTCAGCATCGAAGTATCCATTAAAATTGCTTGCCGCCATCATTACCGCATTGACGACCGGCATGCTTGCCTGGCTCGGCGCACGGCAAACCTTACCGGTCGCGGCAGCATACGCAAGCGGAGCGTTTTTGGGCATGTTTTTAAGTTACGGTTTCGACCCCAAAGCCAAAAGCACACAGGGCGCTCAGGGCTATTCGGGCGAAGAACTCGGAAAAGCGCTTGCCGAATCTCACGCCATGATTCGGCGTATCGAGCAAGCCGGCGGCAAAATCCGCAATCACGAATTCAATAACCGCATCGAACGCATCTGCGAAATCGCCGACAACATAATCGCCCAAATCGAAGCCGATCCGCGCGATTTTCGAAGGGCCCGAAAATTTCTCAATGTCTATCTCGACGGCGCGATGCAAGTCACCGAAGGTTACGCTAAAACGCATAGTCAACTCCAACTCGGCCAACTAGAACCTGCACAATTGGAACAAAACTTTCGCAATGTTCTCGAAACGATCGAAACATCGTTTCTGGAACAACAGCAAAAACTGCTTGAAGACGACATTTTCGATCTCGATGTCAAAATCGAAGTATTGACCGCGCAACTCAAACGGGAAGGCATACTGTAA
- a CDS encoding type II secretion system protein GspG produces the protein MRGSRNAGFTLLELLAVITLLGVLAGGALLAYEGVQEDGEDSLARFELAEIRKALLQFRRDTRELPCRVYRAGDYQTNKDAMVALDFAGLPSSPDEDDYHDWCRNAFSQQQDSGLSMLHRFPYSETDSEHVGKLWNPDTRRGWHGPYINEQGLTDPWGQRYILLDPELTYPASYRCRKSGANYAVVDGEYDCLKADDAGIYTLPANVARLVSLGPNGRLDSEVNYADVDEADWCQPSEDDLVLCLFR, from the coding sequence GTGAGAGGCTCGCGTAATGCAGGCTTCACTCTACTCGAACTGCTGGCCGTCATCACATTGCTGGGGGTATTGGCCGGTGGCGCGTTATTGGCCTATGAAGGCGTGCAAGAGGACGGCGAAGACAGTCTCGCCCGCTTTGAGCTGGCCGAAATCAGAAAAGCCTTGTTGCAGTTTCGGCGCGACACGCGCGAACTGCCGTGCCGGGTGTATCGGGCTGGGGATTACCAAACGAACAAGGATGCCATGGTAGCGCTGGATTTTGCCGGGCTACCATCTTCACCGGATGAAGACGATTATCATGATTGGTGCCGGAATGCCTTTTCCCAACAACAAGACAGCGGTTTGAGTATGCTGCACCGGTTTCCATACAGCGAAACCGATAGCGAACACGTCGGCAAACTGTGGAACCCGGATACCCGGCGCGGCTGGCACGGGCCTTATATTAACGAGCAAGGCTTAACCGATCCTTGGGGGCAGCGTTATATTTTGCTCGACCCCGAATTGACTTATCCTGCGTCTTATCGTTGCCGGAAGAGCGGCGCGAATTATGCCGTCGTCGATGGCGAATATGATTGCTTAAAGGCCGATGACGCCGGTATTTATACCTTGCCCGCCAATGTGGCGCGACTGGTGAGTTTGGGCCCGAATGGCCGGCTGGATTCCGAAGTGAATTATGCCGATGTCGATGAGGCCGATTGGTGTCAACCTAGCGAAGATGATTTGGTATTGTGTTTGTTTCGATGA
- the fliW gene encoding flagellar assembly protein FliW gives MEIKSKFLGEQRVDPDTIIVFPKGIPGFEDQTRFKLFHQEDNPIIFWLQSVDDEDLTFSAANPVDFNINYSFILTDEEQALLELSSPDELAVLILLHTDENDEESSKPTIKGSIKSPILINVNSRKGIQKVLVQVEQSITLTEKNHEIDFSEA, from the coding sequence ATGGAAATCAAATCAAAATTTCTCGGCGAACAACGCGTCGACCCCGATACTATCATCGTTTTTCCGAAAGGCATTCCCGGTTTTGAAGATCAAACTCGGTTTAAGCTTTTCCATCAGGAAGATAATCCGATTATTTTTTGGTTGCAATCCGTCGATGACGAAGATTTGACGTTTTCCGCGGCCAATCCTGTCGACTTCAATATCAATTACAGTTTTATTTTGACTGACGAAGAGCAAGCCTTGCTTGAGCTGAGTAGTCCGGACGAATTAGCCGTACTGATTCTATTGCACACCGACGAGAATGACGAAGAGTCGAGCAAGCCTACCATCAAAGGCTCGATCAAATCGCCGATTCTGATCAATGTCAATTCGAGAAAAGGTATTCAAAAAGTATTGGTTCAAGTCGAGCAAAGCATCACCTTGACCGAAAAAAATCACGAAATCGACTTTTCGGAAGCCTAG
- the panC gene encoding pantoate--beta-alanine ligase, whose translation MSLSTVTTIEALRDTLKPWRKADYSVAFVPTMGNLHDGHLQLVKKAKESADKVVVSLFVNPTQFGAGEDFDHYPRTEPEDAKKLDAIGTDLLFLPSVSEIYPENHRTSVSVSGISDLHCGKTRIGHFDGVATIVCKLFNIVQPDLAFFGEKDFQQLTIIRALVRDLNIPVEIRGIETVREADGLAMSSRNGYLSAEERLTAPALYRSLCQARDRILAGEQNYPALEKRFMLSLREAGLQPEYFSVCHQSSLMPAGADDMELVILAAARLGKTRLIDNVYFSKTPL comes from the coding sequence ATGAGCCTATCGACAGTCACAACAATCGAAGCATTGCGCGACACGCTAAAACCGTGGCGAAAAGCCGACTACTCCGTGGCCTTTGTACCGACGATGGGCAACTTACATGACGGGCATTTACAATTGGTTAAAAAAGCCAAGGAATCCGCCGATAAGGTGGTAGTCAGCCTTTTTGTCAATCCGACGCAATTCGGTGCCGGCGAGGATTTTGACCACTACCCTAGAACCGAACCGGAAGACGCTAAAAAACTTGACGCCATCGGCACCGACCTACTTTTCTTACCTTCGGTCTCGGAAATTTATCCTGAAAACCATAGAACTTCAGTCTCGGTATCCGGCATATCGGACTTGCATTGCGGCAAAACAAGAATCGGCCACTTCGACGGCGTCGCGACTATCGTTTGCAAGTTATTCAATATCGTGCAACCGGATCTGGCATTCTTCGGCGAAAAGGATTTTCAACAACTGACCATAATTCGCGCATTGGTTAGAGACCTGAACATTCCGGTCGAAATTCGCGGCATCGAAACGGTTAGAGAAGCTGACGGCTTGGCAATGAGCTCGCGTAACGGCTACCTGTCAGCGGAGGAAAGACTTACAGCCCCCGCCCTTTATCGTTCATTATGCCAGGCGCGCGATCGCATATTAGCGGGCGAACAAAACTACCCGGCGCTGGAAAAAAGGTTTATGCTGTCATTGCGGGAAGCGGGATTACAACCCGAGTATTTTTCGGTATGCCATCAGTCGAGTTTAATGCCGGCCGGCGCCGATGACATGGAGTTGGTTATACTTGCGGCAGCAAGGCTGGGAAAAACCCGCCTGATCGATAATGTTTATTTTTCAAAAACGCCATTATGA
- the folK gene encoding 2-amino-4-hydroxy-6-hydroxymethyldihydropteridine diphosphokinase: MMNNTDFVTAYIGLGSNLDRPAEQLMTARQTLASLPNIKETAFSSLYRNPPMGPQDQPDYVNAVMAITTSLPAIDLLRQLQAVEQSQGRIRTGERWGARTLDLDLLLYGDRQIEVPDLTVPHIGIAERAFVLYPLYEIAPDLSIPELGKLTDLIAKCPKNDLHRLT; the protein is encoded by the coding sequence ATGATGAATAACACCGACTTCGTAACGGCCTATATCGGTCTGGGCAGTAATCTCGACCGGCCTGCGGAACAACTCATGACCGCCAGACAAACCCTCGCGTCATTACCGAATATAAAGGAAACCGCATTTTCGAGCCTTTACCGCAACCCACCGATGGGCCCTCAGGATCAACCCGACTATGTCAACGCAGTGATGGCCATTACAACATCATTGCCGGCCATAGACTTGCTACGACAACTACAAGCCGTGGAGCAGTCTCAAGGGCGAATTCGAACGGGCGAACGCTGGGGAGCCAGAACACTGGATCTTGACCTGCTGCTCTATGGGGACCGGCAAATTGAAGTCCCCGACCTCACCGTTCCTCATATCGGCATAGCCGAACGCGCTTTCGTTTTATATCCTTTATATGAAATCGCGCCGGACCTATCGATTCCGGAGCTCGGCAAACTGACCGATTTAATCGCGAAATGCCCTAAAAACGACCTACATCGACTGACCTAA